The nucleotide window ACGAAGGCTATGACCGGAATATCGACAGCGCCATAAAAAGACTTCGTCAGAAAATAGAGAACGATCCGAGGAATCCGCAAATTCTCCTGACAAAGTACGGTGCGGGATATGTGCTGGGAGGTGCACGGAATTGACAATCAGAAGGCAATGGCTTCTCGTCCTGACGGTGACGGCAGTTTTGGCCATCTGCGTCAATTCGTTCATCCTGTCCTCCCTCATTAACAAATACTTTATGTCATACAGTACCGATTCTTATAATAATCATATCAGCCAAATCGAACAGTTGGCGGTCAGCGCGCTGCAAGACGGCAGTATCTCTGAGCAGCGGCTATCTGTCCAGCTTGAATCGCATCTTGATGACCCGATCATCAGTATCAAACTGTATGATGCATCGGGAAAGCTCGTGGCGAGCGCTGATAACACACCGGGCGGCGGCTACGGCATGATGAATGGGATGATGCACAGGAATAATTCCGAAGAGGTGGACACCTACCAGCTGACAGACGGCGGCAACAACCTGGGTGTCCTGAATATCACAAGATACAGCTCTCTTGGAAATTCACAGGTTTCTGTGCTGTTCAGAGTTGCGCTGCTTCGAAACAGCGCCATTTCGTTTGTCGTCGTCCTGTTTGTGCTCATTATTATCGGCATATTCATCAGCAGAACGCTGAGCCGGGATTTGTCCAATACGGCAGCGCAGGCGCTGCGTATTGATATGGGCGGTTCTATGGATTATAAACCGTCAAAGGTTCGGGAAATCAGGATTATTCAATCGGGGCTTGAAACACTCCAAAACAGGCTTAAAATCAAGCAGATTGTCAGAAAAAGAGTTGTCGACGAGCTTGTCCACCAGACGAGAACACCCCTGACGATTATGAAAACGCATTTGGAGGGAATTGAGGACGGCGTCATAAAAATGACGGACGACGAAATTAAAGTCTGTCAGGCGCAGCTTGACAACATTTCATCCATCATAACAAACATGAGCAAGCTGATAGACGCCGACAAACCGTCGGAAATAGTCTCCTCGGAAGAACTTGACCTGCATTCGCTGATCAGCCAGATCATCAGCGGCTTGAAGGTGCAGTTTGAGAAAAAGAAAATAAGCCTTCAGCTGTTGAGCAGCCAGAAAGTTCGGGTTAAGACAGATAAATATAAATTAAGTCAGAGTGTATACAATCTGTTGACAAACGCATACAAGTTTACAGCGCCCGGTGGGAGAGTCGAGGTATCCTATCAGGCGTCGGATTCAAAAGTTGCAATCATCATAAAGGATACCGGCACCGGTATCGCGGAGGAAGACCTGCCGCACCTGTTCGACGCGTATTTCCGGGGCCGTAATACCGCTTCGATCACGGGGGATGGACTTGGGTTATACGTTGTCAAAGAAAATCTGGAGCAGATGGGCGGTTCGGTCATCGTTTCGTCAAAACCGGGCGTCGGCAGCGAATTCACCATAACAGTTCCCGTTCAATAACCATACACAAAAATCCCGCCTCCTGTTTATTGGATGCGGGATTTTCCTATTCAGACAATCACACGCTCAATGCTTCGCAAAAAAATGATGTTAACATATTTTTGCCATAGTTTTCTTTTAAGATAAAGCCATCACAGCCGGAAACGGTAAAAACTTAGGAGGTCAAAAACATGTCTTTATTTAAAAAGCTCTTGGCAGTCGGCGTTGCGGTTCTTGCATTGAGTGCGGTATCCGTAACCGCTCTTGCGGCGTCGGTGTACAGCAGCCCCGCCGAGGCTGTCGCTGGGCTGACTGGCAGAACGGTTGACAGCGTTGTCAAAGAGCGACAGGATACCGGAAATACCTACGGGACAATTGCCAGCGAAGCAGGTGTGCTCGACGAATTCAAATCGGCCATACTGGAATTGAAAAAGGACGTTTTGGACGCACGTGTAGCATCAGGCGATATGACACAGGCGCAGGCAGATAAAATTTTTGCGGCAATCCAAGCAAACATGGCAACCTGTGACGGAACCGGTGGGGCAATGCTGGGCCAGCAATACGGCGTCGGCTTTGGAAAGGGTTCTGGTCGAGGATACGACGGTCAGTATGGCCAGCACGGCGTGTATGGCTGTGTCTATAGTAAATAACAGTCATACAGGGGATTGTAAGGTTTAACATATCATGCCCATGCCCATGTAGTGAGAGATTACCAGATCAAAACGCCAAACCCCCCTTGAGCAAGGGGGGTTTGGCGTATGTGACAATTTCATTTATAATTATATGTTTTTACGATACGATACAATTTAAGCGCAAAAATGACAGGATATTGCATGATTTCAAAAGCGGGTAAAAAAATTTTTCAACAAAATAATCCAAAATTCGCTTTGTCAATCGTATTATAGGTGGAGCCTATATTTATGATGGAGGCGCAGCATGAATGAGGATTCAATTAAAGAGATATTAAAAGACCTTAGCAGCGAACAAAAGCAAGCGCTTAATTCAATGATTTCCAAGCTTCTATCTGAGCGAGAACAAGACGCTTCTCGTGATCTGACAATTTCATAAACCCGTCAATAATGCGCTTGTCAATTTCCGAAAGCTCACGGTTTTCATCCGTGGGCTCTCTTTTTATTTGACCGGATTCAAGTTCCTCGATGGATATATGCAGATAATCCGCAATCTTCTTTTTGGTCTCGTTGAGCGGCTCTCCTCCCGATTTCCAATGCGAATATGAGCTTTTGCTGATTTTTAAATTGCTTAATAATCTGGTTGGTGAAATACCTTTTAACATGCATATTTTCATGTAATTGTCAATAAACACAAAAACACCACCAATTAATTGTTGAAACAAATCATCTAAATAGGACGTATTGGCGCTTGACAGCAGGTCATACTAGTATTATTATAAACACATTAGGACATAATGATAATTATTAGATCAATATTCGAACCTGGTCAATTGCTATAGTATCATCAAAGCGCTATTTTGTCCATCGTGTGTCCTGATGGAAGATCTATTTTTCTAAAGCGTATAATTGAAACTTAAAATGTTAATAGCAAACTTATCGAAAGATAAGGACGCAAAGCTAAAGGGTCTAAAGTTTCTGACTAAGACAGCCAGTTGCCATTTTGTTAAGGTTATAGATTCTATCGGGCTTTCCCGGTAAAATCATGACCTTGAGACTCTATTGGGAATTCCAATAGAGTTTTTTTGGCTTACGTCTCCGCTGGTTTTTGACTGGCAGAGATGGCAATTGGACTCTATTCGGAAATTTTCCGGTAGAGTCTTTTTTATTCTAATCGCTGTTTGCTGGCGGCCGCTGTAAGGAGTATATAAATGAACGTTACACTGGCTCTCTTCATGGGCGCTTTCGGTATGGCGTCCGGCTGGTTTATACCGCTTATCGCTTTTAAAATCGCAGAGTATAAGCTGAAGAAGAGCAGCCGCGCGCTTATTCCCGACACACGGTTTACATCGCGGCTGCTGAAGCTCTTATGTCTCTTGGTAAACGGCGCATTATGGGCGGCGGTAGGGTTGTTTGCAGAAAACCTACTGCACGCTGCATTACTGGCAGTTATCCTGTTTGATGCTGAAGTCATCACCATTATCGACATCAGAAT belongs to Oscillospiraceae bacterium CM and includes:
- a CDS encoding HAMP domain-containing histidine kinase; this translates as MTIRRQWLLVLTVTAVLAICVNSFILSSLINKYFMSYSTDSYNNHISQIEQLAVSALQDGSISEQRLSVQLESHLDDPIISIKLYDASGKLVASADNTPGGGYGMMNGMMHRNNSEEVDTYQLTDGGNNLGVLNITRYSSLGNSQVSVLFRVALLRNSAISFVVVLFVLIIIGIFISRTLSRDLSNTAAQALRIDMGGSMDYKPSKVREIRIIQSGLETLQNRLKIKQIVRKRVVDELVHQTRTPLTIMKTHLEGIEDGVIKMTDDEIKVCQAQLDNISSIITNMSKLIDADKPSEIVSSEELDLHSLISQIISGLKVQFEKKKISLQLLSSQKVRVKTDKYKLSQSVYNLLTNAYKFTAPGGRVEVSYQASDSKVAIIIKDTGTGIAEEDLPHLFDAYFRGRNTASITGDGLGLYVVKENLEQMGGSVIVSSKPGVGSEFTITVPVQ
- a CDS encoding DUF2680 domain-containing protein — translated: MSLFKKLLAVGVAVLALSAVSVTALAASVYSSPAEAVAGLTGRTVDSVVKERQDTGNTYGTIASEAGVLDEFKSAILELKKDVLDARVASGDMTQAQADKIFAAIQANMATCDGTGGAMLGQQYGVGFGKGSGRGYDGQYGQHGVYGCVYSK
- a CDS encoding helix-turn-helix transcriptional regulator, coding for MFIDNYMKICMLKGISPTRLLSNLKISKSSYSHWKSGGEPLNETKKKIADYLHISIEELESGQIKREPTDENRELSEIDKRIIDGFMKLSDHEKRLVLAQIEAWKSLN